Proteins from a single region of Chrysemys picta bellii isolate R12L10 chromosome 9, ASM1138683v2, whole genome shotgun sequence:
- the PAQR9 gene encoding LOW QUALITY PROTEIN: membrane progestin receptor epsilon (The sequence of the model RefSeq protein was modified relative to this genomic sequence to represent the inferred CDS: inserted 1 base in 1 codon), with protein MAPPPKPAETAACARSASIINRRGGGGGHRAGAGIPFCRXGGLGAPSRAGSRSPPAAGAELPRGWAPLQEELPPRVGWSDAAAAAMSDAGGGRRRRSTNPLQFLLRRQRGKRLFLCRLTSPARLRLRGPKGALSSPHRHPRRGAAPRRAEGAGEGGTMPGGRAAKDQAPPPPPSAPLLRWDEVPDDFVECFILSGYRRLHCSAQECLASVLQPTNETLNFWTHFIPLLLFLSKFCRLFFLSGAGELPFHHPLLLPLWCYASGVLLTFAMSCTAHVFSCLSLRLRAAFFYLDYASISYYGFASTVAYSYYLLPGLRLLDARAMSRYLQQRLGWQLDCSLPIALYSALVLPVAFVLAVTCTVACCKSRSEWCAYPFAIRTFVFAMPLSMACPIMLESFLFDLQGQNPTLFVYFYRRYFWLLVAAFFNISKIPERIQPGLFDIIGHSHQLFHIFTFLSIYDQMYYLEEGLLQFLKSPPASPTFLGTIGYMLLLMLCLGMVIRKFLNVADLCKQD; from the exons ATGGCTCCCCCGCCCAAGCCGGCAGAGACCGCCGCCTGCGCTCGCAGCGCATCAATCATTAACCGGCGCGGCGGGGGCGGCGGGCACAGAGCAGGAGCCGGCATCCCGTTCTGCC GGGGGGGACTCGGGGCCCCAAGCCGGGCAGGGTCTCGGTCTCCTCCAGCGGCAGGGGCTGAATTACCGCGAGGCTGGGCTCCtctgcaggaggagctgccgccGCGCGTCGGCTGGAGCGATGCTGCCGCTGCTGCAATGAGTGAtgctggcggggggaggaggaggagaagcacaAATCCACTGCAATTCCTCCTCCGGCGGCAGCGGGGAAAGCGGCTTTTCCTTTGCCGGCTTACATCACcagcccggctccggctccggggcccCAAAGgcgccctctcctccccccaccgccaCCCCCGCAGAGGAGCAGCACCGCGGCGGgccgagggggctggggaggggggcaccaTGCCTGGAGGCCGGGCAGCAAAGGACCAGgcgcctccccctcctccctctgcccccctgctgcgCTGGGACGAGGTGCCCGATGACTTCGTGGAGTGCTTCATCCTGTCGGGCTACCGGCGGCTGCACTGCAGCGCCCAGGAGTGCCTGGCCTCGGTGCTGCAACCCACCAACGAGACGCTCAACTTCTGGACCCATTTCAtccccctgctcctcttcctgaGCAAGTTCTGCCGGCTCTTCTTCCTGAGCGGGGCCGGCGAGCTGCCCTTCCAccaccccctcctgctgcccctctgGTGCTACGCCTCGGGCGTCCTGCTCACGTTTGCCATGAGCTGCACGGCCCATGTGTTCAGCTGCCTCTCGCTGCGCCTGCGCGCCGCCTTCTTCTACCTGGACTACGCCTCCATCAGCTACTACGGCTTCGCCAGCACCGTGGCTTATTCCTACTACCTGCTGCCCGGCCTGCGTCTGCTGGACGCGCGGGCCATGAGCCGCTACCTGCAGCAGCGCCTGGGCTGGCAGCTGGACTGCAGCCTCCCCATCGCCCTCTACAGCGCCCTGGTGCTGCCGGTGGCCTTTGTGCTGGCCGTCACCTGCACCGTGGCGTGCTGCAAGAGCCGCTCCGAGTGGTGCGCCTACCCCTTCGCCATCCGGACCTTCGTCTTTGCCATGCCCCTCAGCATGGCCTGCCCCATCATGCTGGAGAGCTTCCTCTTCGACCTGCAGGGGCAGAACCCCACCCTCTTCGTCTACTTCTACAGGCGCTACTTCTGGCTCCTGGTGGCCGCGTTCTTCAACATCAGCAAAATCCCCGAGAGGATCCAGCCGGGGCTGTTTGATATCATCGGGCACAGCCACCAGCTCTTCCACATCTTCACCTTCCTCAGCATCTATGACCAGATGTACTATCTAGAAGAAGGGCTGCTGCAGTTCCTCAaatccccacctgcctcccctacCTTCCTAGGCACCATCGGATATATGCTGCTCTTAATGCTTTGCCTGGGAATGGTCATAAGGAAATTTTTGAACGTTGCAGATCTCTGCAAACAGGACTAG